From a region of the Mycobacterium sp. SMC-8 genome:
- a CDS encoding FAD-binding protein: MSIQNIPDTVHAGDVTSWSDEADVVVLGFGIAGGCAAVSAAAAGARVLVLEKAAAAGGTTSMAGGHFYLGGGTAVQQATGHEDSAEEMYKYLVSQSRDPEHDKIRAYCEASVEHFNWLEALGFEFERSYYPGKVVVPPGTEGLSYTGNEKVWPFCEQAKPAPRGHSVPVPGELGGAAMVIDLLLKRAAELGVQIRYETGATALITDDTGAVVGVRWKHFSESGEVKAKSVVIAAGGFAMNAEMVAEYTPALGQERKTKHHGTVAPYILGNPNDDGLGIKLGLSAGGVAANLDQLFITAAAYPPEILLTGVIVNKDGKRFVAEDSYHSRTSAFVLEQPEQTAYLVVDEDHMQMPEMPLIKFIDGYETIAEIESALGIPEGNLAATLERYNANAAEGVDPDFHKQPEYVAPQDHGPWAVFDLSLGRAMYSGFTMGGLKVSIDGEVLREDGGAVAGLYAAGACACNIAQDGKGYASGTQLGEGSFFGRRAGEHAARR, encoded by the coding sequence GTGAGCATCCAGAACATCCCGGACACGGTCCACGCCGGCGACGTCACGTCCTGGTCCGACGAGGCCGACGTCGTCGTGCTCGGCTTCGGCATCGCCGGCGGGTGCGCGGCCGTCAGCGCCGCGGCGGCCGGGGCGCGGGTTCTGGTTTTGGAGAAGGCGGCCGCCGCCGGCGGGACCACATCGATGGCCGGCGGCCACTTCTACCTGGGAGGCGGCACCGCCGTGCAGCAGGCCACCGGCCACGAGGATTCGGCCGAGGAGATGTACAAGTACCTGGTGTCGCAATCGCGCGACCCGGAACACGACAAGATCCGCGCGTACTGCGAGGCCAGCGTGGAGCACTTCAATTGGCTTGAGGCGCTTGGCTTTGAGTTCGAGCGCAGCTATTACCCCGGCAAGGTCGTGGTGCCACCGGGCACCGAGGGGCTGTCCTACACCGGCAACGAGAAGGTGTGGCCGTTCTGCGAGCAGGCCAAGCCTGCACCGCGCGGGCATTCGGTGCCGGTGCCGGGGGAGTTGGGCGGTGCGGCGATGGTGATCGACCTGCTGCTCAAGCGCGCCGCCGAACTGGGCGTGCAGATCCGCTACGAGACCGGCGCGACGGCGCTCATCACCGACGACACCGGCGCGGTCGTGGGGGTGCGGTGGAAGCACTTCTCCGAATCGGGTGAGGTGAAGGCGAAATCGGTGGTCATCGCCGCCGGCGGTTTTGCGATGAACGCCGAGATGGTGGCCGAGTACACGCCGGCGTTGGGTCAGGAACGCAAGACCAAGCACCACGGCACGGTGGCGCCGTACATCCTGGGCAACCCCAACGACGACGGCCTCGGGATCAAGCTCGGGCTCTCGGCCGGCGGGGTGGCCGCCAACCTCGATCAGCTGTTCATCACCGCGGCGGCCTACCCGCCGGAGATCCTGCTCACCGGCGTCATCGTGAACAAGGACGGTAAGCGCTTCGTGGCCGAGGACTCCTACCATTCGCGCACGTCGGCTTTCGTGCTCGAGCAACCGGAGCAGACCGCGTATCTGGTGGTCGACGAGGACCATATGCAGATGCCGGAGATGCCGCTGATCAAGTTCATCGACGGCTACGAGACGATCGCCGAGATCGAGTCCGCGCTGGGCATTCCGGAGGGCAATCTGGCGGCGACGCTGGAGCGCTACAACGCCAACGCCGCCGAGGGGGTCGACCCGGATTTCCACAAGCAGCCCGAATACGTGGCCCCGCAGGACCACGGGCCGTGGGCGGTGTTCGATCTGTCCCTGGGCCGGGCGATGTACTCCGGGTTCACGATGGGCGGGCTGAAGGTGTCGATCGACGGCGAGGTGCTGCGCGAGGACGGCGGCGCGGTCGCCGGCCTGTACGCCGCGGGGGCGTGCGCGTGCAACATCGCCCAGGACGGCAAAGGGTATGCGAGCGGGACGCAGCTGGGCGAAGGGTCGTTCTTCGGGAGGCGGGCGGGAGAACACGCGGCGAGGCGTTAA